In Candidatus Thermoplasmatota archaeon, the DNA window GCTCATCTGCGAAAAAATCGGAATAATGTGAATTTTGTAGCCAAAATATTCTTTATTTCTGATTTTAGTCCATCTTGCATAATGGTCGTTTCTGGTTGCAAGAGTTATAGTGGAATCTACAGCAACCATATCAGATTGCATCACGCCCATGTCTACTAATTGCTGTAGTAATATCCTAAAAACCTCTGCAAAAGTATCAATACCTATCCTCTCTAGAAAATCAGAGAAAGAAGTATAGTCGGGCTCTTTCTTTTTAAACCCGAGCAACCTTCTCCAGAACTTATCTCGTCTAAGAAATGCT includes these proteins:
- a CDS encoding transposase produces the protein IKWVLHSKYKYKQGKPGRPPNSPVGMILSMVLMLVKDYSTRDIEAFLRRDKFWRRLLGFKKKEPDYTSFSDFLERIGIDTFAEVFRILLQQLVDMGVMQSDMVAVDSTITLATRNDHYARWTKIRNKEYFGYKIHIIPIFSQMSDKIDKSFE